In Nicotiana tabacum cultivar K326 chromosome 2, ASM71507v2, whole genome shotgun sequence, the following proteins share a genomic window:
- the LOC142167855 gene encoding polyubiquitin-like, translated as MNITIVMGESEFSIEVSPQESILETKQKIENLLGVPVASQNLSVFGFELLDGLYIQGYPIITQGTKIHLTIFQNSTTIAETSLQQIGKFQIIVNISARKINIDIDRTETVRSLKEKIHIIDGTPIRRMALYFSGNELNDDYRSLIEYGVQEFSEIIVFLKTMSRMVTDPPSRGLSLVVQTSSSLLNAAKIPVEMSDLGTVNNLRQLLLDRKILPMDEYIFIHKQRIMRDSCSLRWHGVENGDFVYVFKGSVSREAC; from the coding sequence AGTGAATTTTCTATAGAAGTAAGCCCACAAGAGTCAATTcttgaaacaaaacaaaaaatagaaaacctCTTAGGTGTGCCAGTGGCTTCCCAAAATCTCTCAGTTTTTGGATTTGAATTATTGGATGGACTATACATCCAAGGTTATCCAATAATTACTCAAGGTACAAAAATCCATCTAACTATATTCCAAAATAGTACTACTATTGCAGAAACATCCTTACAACAGATTGGAAAATTCCAAATTATTGTGAACATTTCAGCTAGAAAAATCAACATAGACATTGACAGGACTGAAACTGTCCGAAGCCTAAAAGAAAAAATTCACATAATTGATGGAACCCCAATAAGGAGAATGGCTCTTTACTTCTCTGGAAATGAATTAAACGATGATTATCGGAGTTTAATTGAATATGGGGTTCAAGAATTTTCAGAAATAATTGTATTTTTAAAGACTATGTCGCGAATGGTTACTGATCCACCTTCAAGAGGACTGAGTCTAGTGGTGCAAACTTCGTCTAGTTTGCTAAATGCAGCAAAAATTCCAGTGGAAATGAGTGATTTGGGTACTGttaataatttgagacaactattaTTGGATCGAAAAATTCTGCCTATGGATGAATATATTTTCATACACAAACAAAGAATTATGAGGGATAGTTGTAGTCTTCGTTGGCATGGTGTTGAAAATGGGGATTTCGTCTATGTTTTTAAAGGGTCTGTTAGTAGGGAAGCATGTTGA
- the LOC107807565 gene encoding MYB-like transcription factor ETC2: MADEQSSTSNNACVVSAETTTEETSKLQFSEDEEMLIAKMFNLVGQRWSLIAGRIPGRTPEEIEKYCNSRYVIHKPAKCLKISSSVNEERRKFENNLS; this comes from the exons ATGGCAGATGAACAATCGagcacatcaaataatgcctgcGTGGTCTCAGCTG AGACCACCACCGAAGAAACCTCTAAACTTCAATTTTCAGAAGATGAGGAAATGCTCATTGCAAAAATGTTTAACTTGGTTGGGCAGCG gtggtcaTTAATTGCTGGAAGAATCCCAGGAAGAACTCCTGAAGAAATTGAGAAGTACTGCAACTCGAGATACGTAATCCATAAGCCAGCAAAATGCTTGAAAATTTCCTCCTCCGTTAATGAAGAAAGACGGAAGTTTGAAAACAACCTCTCCTAA